In Verrucomicrobiota bacterium, the following proteins share a genomic window:
- a CDS encoding sigma-54 dependent transcriptional regulator, protein MEWQPTVLIVDDEKNTREGLRLSFEEVFDVYIAEDLQQARQVLKEVQVDVLVTDLRLGGEDGMKVLEEAMKVSWPPVSIMMTAYGSVETAVEAMRRGAYHFVTKPLNLDELEMLIKRAARSRTLESENRELKQRVAGKRVSLERIIGKSPVMQPIHETIRQVAPSKASVLIEGESGTGKELVATAIHELSGRPKDKLVVVHCAALSAQLLESELFGHEKGAFTGATERRIGRLEQADGGTLVLDEIGEIDSSTQVKLLRAIGERKFERVGGNKTLSVDVRVVAATNRDLAALVRKDQFREDLYFRLKVVAIKMPPLRQRSEDVVLLANAFLKEFAKENERPFKPLTSQALQRLRAYSWPGNVRELRTAIEHGVVMSNDEVIDVRHLPDSLLEGSELERAEGSGAEPEGAVSKEWAPETLELAVWERVLIERALRQTGQNRTEAAALLGISRRTLQRKLKEEGGGP, encoded by the coding sequence ATGGAGTGGCAACCAACGGTCTTAATCGTCGACGATGAGAAGAACACCCGCGAGGGGCTCCGGCTGTCCTTCGAGGAGGTCTTCGATGTCTACATCGCGGAGGATTTGCAGCAAGCTCGGCAGGTGCTGAAGGAGGTGCAGGTGGACGTTTTGGTGACGGATCTGCGCCTCGGGGGGGAGGATGGCATGAAGGTCTTGGAGGAGGCGATGAAGGTCTCCTGGCCGCCGGTCAGCATTATGATGACGGCCTATGGCTCGGTCGAGACGGCGGTCGAGGCCATGCGCCGCGGGGCCTACCATTTCGTGACCAAGCCTCTGAACCTGGATGAGCTGGAGATGCTCATCAAGCGGGCGGCCCGAAGCCGGACCTTAGAGAGCGAGAACCGGGAGCTGAAGCAGCGGGTCGCGGGCAAGCGGGTTTCCCTGGAGCGAATCATCGGGAAGTCGCCCGTGATGCAGCCCATCCACGAGACCATTCGCCAAGTGGCCCCGAGCAAGGCGAGTGTTCTCATCGAGGGCGAGAGCGGCACGGGCAAGGAGCTGGTGGCCACGGCCATTCATGAGCTAAGTGGGCGCCCCAAGGACAAGCTGGTGGTGGTGCATTGCGCGGCGCTCTCCGCGCAGTTGCTCGAGAGCGAGCTGTTCGGACATGAGAAGGGGGCGTTCACGGGAGCCACCGAGCGCCGGATCGGTCGCTTGGAGCAGGCCGATGGCGGCACGCTGGTCTTGGATGAGATTGGCGAAATCGATTCCAGCACCCAAGTCAAACTCTTGCGGGCTATCGGGGAAAGGAAGTTTGAGCGGGTGGGCGGCAACAAGACGCTCTCGGTGGACGTTCGGGTGGTGGCAGCCACCAATCGCGACTTGGCCGCCCTGGTGCGGAAGGACCAGTTTCGGGAGGATCTCTACTTCCGGCTCAAGGTCGTGGCCATCAAGATGCCGCCCCTGCGGCAGCGTTCGGAAGATGTGGTCTTGCTGGCGAATGCCTTTCTCAAGGAATTCGCCAAAGAAAACGAGCGGCCCTTCAAGCCCCTCACCAGCCAGGCCCTCCAGCGCCTGCGGGCTTACTCCTGGCCGGGCAATGTGCGCGAGTTGCGCACGGCCATTGAGCACGGGGTGGTCATGAGCAATGACGAGGTCATCGATGTGCGGCATCTCCCTGATTCCCTCTTGGAAGGTTCGGAATTGGAGAGAGCGGAAGGTTCCGGGGCCGAGCCGGAGGGGGCCGTATCCAAAGAATGGGCCCCTGAGACGCTCGAGCTGGCCGTGTGGGAACGGGTGCTGATTGAGCGGGCCCTCCGGCAGACGGGACAGAACCGGACGGAGGCGGCCGCGCTCTTGGGAATCAGCCGTCGGACCTTGCAGCGAAAGCTCAAGGAGGAGGGTGGAGGCCCTTGA
- a CDS encoding ATP-binding protein gives MKTSFLDKFIERLDRVDPGELQHLLTRLVEERGLLENVFEALQEGVLLIDPEGEVSYLNRAACDFFGLKRESVRGQALGTVVRGVNWSELLQQKKAVSRDIEVYYPEHRFLNFYLAPISDGEGAGEVPGFVVLVRDITQSRRMTEEMVESEKMTAFTMLAAGMAHELGNPLNSLNIHLQLLRRKLAQLELAQGAELTDLVEVAGEEVERLDLMVKQFLSAVRPTRPQFEITDLNVVLSDAVHFLAAEFQQQGVSVKQELHAGLPMLQLDAGQMKQAFFNLLRNALQAIEGKGEVVVRTDLDGDDVVEISVADDGKGISKEDMGSLFQPYYSTKAQGTGLGLLIVRRIVREHGGEISLESEEGEGAKVRVRLPLAQRAPRLLGHGAEGKRAPQKKATQGGGDEVIEIKPQA, from the coding sequence ATGAAAACGAGCTTTCTCGACAAGTTCATTGAGCGCTTGGACCGCGTCGATCCGGGCGAGCTGCAGCATCTTCTGACCCGCTTGGTGGAGGAGCGGGGCTTGCTGGAAAATGTCTTCGAGGCGCTGCAAGAGGGCGTTCTTTTGATCGACCCCGAGGGCGAGGTCAGTTACCTCAATCGCGCGGCCTGTGATTTCTTCGGCCTGAAGCGGGAGTCGGTCCGCGGGCAGGCGCTCGGGACGGTCGTGCGGGGGGTGAACTGGTCCGAACTCTTGCAGCAGAAGAAAGCGGTCAGCCGGGACATTGAGGTCTACTACCCGGAGCACCGTTTTCTCAATTTTTACCTCGCGCCCATTTCCGATGGCGAGGGGGCGGGAGAGGTTCCGGGATTTGTGGTGCTGGTGCGGGATATCACCCAATCCCGCCGGATGACCGAGGAGATGGTCGAGAGCGAAAAGATGACCGCCTTCACCATGCTGGCGGCCGGCATGGCGCACGAGCTGGGCAATCCGCTCAATTCTCTCAACATCCATCTCCAGCTTCTCCGGAGAAAGCTGGCCCAGCTGGAGCTGGCCCAGGGTGCGGAGCTGACCGATTTGGTGGAAGTGGCGGGTGAGGAGGTGGAGCGGCTGGATTTGATGGTGAAGCAGTTTCTCAGTGCGGTGCGGCCGACCCGACCGCAGTTTGAGATTACGGACCTGAATGTGGTCTTGAGCGACGCCGTCCATTTCCTGGCGGCCGAGTTCCAGCAGCAGGGGGTCTCGGTCAAACAGGAGCTCCATGCGGGTCTTCCCATGCTGCAGTTGGACGCCGGGCAGATGAAGCAGGCCTTTTTCAATCTGCTTCGCAACGCCCTCCAGGCCATCGAGGGCAAGGGAGAGGTCGTGGTGCGCACCGATTTGGATGGGGACGATGTCGTCGAAATTTCGGTGGCCGATGATGGCAAGGGCATTTCCAAGGAGGACATGGGCAGCCTTTTTCAGCCCTACTACTCGACCAAGGCCCAGGGCACGGGGTTGGGTCTCTTGATCGTGCGGCGGATCGTGCGGGAGCATGGGGGGGAGATTTCTCTGGAGAGCGAGGAGGGAGAGGGGGCCAAGGTCCGGGTGCGCTTGCCTTTGGCGCAGCGGGCTCCCCGGCTCTTAGGGCACGGGGCGGAGGGAAAAAGAGCGCCCCAAAAGAAAGCCACCCAGGGGGGTGGCGATGAGGTGATCGAAATCAAACCACAAGCCTAA
- the cutA gene encoding divalent-cation tolerance protein CutA has translation MEPAIALLTFPDLATARQIGTALVEAQLVACINLLPGAESIYSWDGKLEREAEVLAIAKTALSQRAALEAFLRQHHPYHLPELLLLRVDQGGADYLNWVHSRLAPGS, from the coding sequence ATGGAACCCGCGATTGCGCTTCTGACCTTCCCCGATCTGGCCACCGCGCGACAAATTGGCACAGCCTTGGTGGAAGCTCAACTCGTCGCCTGCATCAATCTCCTGCCCGGGGCCGAATCGATCTACTCCTGGGACGGAAAACTGGAGCGGGAAGCAGAAGTCCTGGCCATCGCCAAAACCGCCCTCTCCCAACGCGCGGCCCTGGAAGCCTTCCTTCGCCAGCACCATCCCTACCACCTCCCGGAACTCCTTCTCTTGCGGGTGGACCAAGGCGGGGCGGACTACCTGAACTGGGTCCACTCCCGCTTGGCTCCCGGGAGCTAA
- a CDS encoding ATP-dependent Clp protease ATP-binding subunit, which yields MNNFTPRAQQVLALARKEADRFNHNYVGTEHLLLGLIKLGQGVAVNVLQKMGLDLERVRMEVEKQVGTGPETKVVGNIPYTPRVKKVLALSSKEAKALNHSYVGTEHILLGLLREGEGVAARVLQSLSIDIEQTRNEILRELDPNFTPGDSDDSEMEDMAGENESEGKAQKTPALRAFGRDLTELAGKGELDPVIGRSEEIERVIQILCRRTKNNPVLIGEAGVGKTAIVEGLAQEIIAGDVPELLRDKKVITLDLALMVAGTKYRGQFEERIKAVMDEIRRAGNIILFIDELHTIVGAGSAEGAMDASNIIKPALSRGELQCVGATTMNEYRKFIEKDAALERRFQTVKVEEPSPEDAIKILKGIRHKYEVHHKAKFSDEALESAVNLSQRYLSGRFLPDKAIDIMDEAGARARIATTTRPPEVKEIEADIEGINDKKTAAIKDQDFEKAAALRDEEKQTKEKLDQVLTEWRSSNEEKVVDVDDEDIMTVIAKWTGVPLQRMEEKEAKRLLKMEEELRGSVIGQDEAVTAISKALRRSRADLKDPRRPIGSFIFLGPTGVGKTFLARNLAEFMFGDQDALIQIDMSEYMEKFAASRLIGSPPGYVGYEEGGQLSEAVRRRPYSVVLFDEVEKAHPDVMHLLLQILEEGKITDSFGRKVDFRNTIIILTSNVGAELIKKQTSLGFAAMEQDQADYDGMKGKIMEESKKVFKPEFLNRLDDLIVFHMLEKADLEKIVTLELDKVLKRLKEKDILLEITQSALDYLIEEGYDPNFGARPMRRAVERHLEDPLAELLLAGEVVENETLEVIHQEGEKKLFFRVKDNGLGPAEAQEAQAGS from the coding sequence ATGAACAATTTCACCCCTCGCGCGCAACAGGTCTTGGCCCTCGCAAGAAAAGAGGCGGACCGATTCAATCACAATTATGTCGGCACCGAGCACTTGCTCCTCGGCCTGATCAAGCTGGGGCAGGGCGTCGCGGTCAATGTGCTCCAGAAAATGGGGCTCGACCTCGAGCGCGTCCGCATGGAAGTGGAAAAACAGGTCGGCACCGGACCGGAAACCAAAGTGGTGGGAAACATCCCCTACACCCCCCGAGTCAAGAAGGTCCTGGCCCTCTCCAGCAAAGAAGCCAAGGCCCTCAACCATTCCTACGTGGGGACAGAGCACATTCTGCTCGGCCTTTTGCGCGAAGGCGAAGGGGTCGCGGCACGAGTTTTGCAATCACTCAGCATCGATATCGAACAAACCCGCAATGAGATCCTCCGCGAGTTGGATCCCAACTTCACCCCGGGGGATTCCGATGATTCTGAGATGGAGGACATGGCCGGAGAGAACGAGAGCGAAGGCAAGGCCCAAAAGACGCCTGCTCTCCGGGCCTTTGGTCGCGATCTCACGGAATTGGCGGGCAAAGGCGAACTTGACCCCGTCATCGGCCGCTCGGAGGAGATCGAACGCGTGATCCAGATTCTTTGCCGTCGCACCAAGAACAATCCGGTGTTGATCGGCGAGGCAGGCGTGGGCAAAACAGCCATCGTGGAAGGTCTGGCCCAGGAGATCATCGCGGGAGATGTTCCAGAGCTCTTGCGAGACAAAAAGGTCATCACCCTAGACCTCGCTCTGATGGTGGCGGGCACCAAATACCGCGGCCAATTCGAGGAGCGGATCAAGGCCGTGATGGATGAAATCCGGCGAGCCGGAAACATCATTCTCTTTATCGACGAATTGCACACCATCGTAGGGGCCGGTTCCGCCGAAGGGGCCATGGATGCCTCCAACATCATCAAGCCAGCTCTCAGCCGGGGCGAGCTTCAGTGCGTGGGCGCCACCACCATGAACGAGTATCGCAAGTTCATCGAGAAAGACGCTGCGCTCGAGCGCCGCTTCCAAACGGTCAAAGTCGAAGAACCTTCCCCGGAAGACGCCATCAAGATCCTCAAGGGCATTCGCCACAAATACGAAGTCCATCACAAAGCCAAGTTCAGCGACGAGGCCCTCGAGTCCGCGGTCAATCTGAGCCAGCGTTATCTCAGTGGCCGCTTCCTCCCGGACAAGGCCATCGACATCATGGACGAGGCCGGGGCCCGCGCCCGCATCGCCACCACGACCCGCCCACCGGAAGTGAAAGAAATCGAGGCCGACATTGAAGGCATCAACGATAAGAAAACGGCCGCCATCAAAGACCAGGACTTTGAAAAAGCGGCCGCCCTTCGCGATGAGGAAAAGCAGACCAAGGAAAAGCTCGATCAGGTGCTGACCGAGTGGCGCAGCTCCAACGAGGAGAAGGTGGTGGATGTGGATGACGAGGACATCATGACCGTGATCGCCAAATGGACCGGCGTGCCCCTCCAGCGCATGGAGGAAAAAGAGGCCAAGCGACTCCTGAAAATGGAAGAGGAATTGCGCGGGAGTGTCATTGGTCAGGACGAGGCAGTGACCGCCATCTCGAAGGCGCTTCGCCGCTCTCGCGCCGACCTCAAAGACCCTCGCCGCCCGATCGGATCCTTCATTTTCTTGGGACCCACCGGGGTGGGCAAGACCTTCCTAGCCCGCAATCTCGCGGAATTCATGTTCGGAGATCAAGATGCGCTCATCCAGATCGACATGTCCGAATACATGGAGAAATTCGCCGCCAGCCGCCTCATCGGTTCGCCTCCCGGTTACGTGGGGTATGAGGAAGGGGGCCAGCTCTCGGAGGCTGTTCGTCGCCGCCCTTATTCGGTGGTTCTTTTCGACGAAGTGGAGAAAGCCCATCCCGACGTCATGCATCTGCTCTTGCAGATTTTAGAGGAAGGGAAAATCACCGACTCATTCGGCCGAAAAGTTGATTTCAGAAACACCATCATCATCCTGACCTCGAACGTGGGGGCCGAGCTGATCAAAAAGCAGACCTCGCTCGGATTCGCGGCCATGGAGCAAGACCAAGCCGACTACGATGGCATGAAGGGCAAGATCATGGAGGAGTCGAAGAAGGTCTTCAAACCGGAATTTCTCAACCGTTTGGATGACCTCATCGTCTTCCACATGCTCGAAAAAGCCGATCTCGAAAAAATCGTGACCCTGGAACTCGACAAGGTGCTCAAGCGTCTCAAGGAAAAGGATATCCTGCTGGAAATCACCCAAAGCGCTCTCGATTACCTGATCGAAGAAGGCTACGACCCCAACTTTGGGGCTCGTCCCATGCGGCGAGCTGTGGAGCGCCACCTGGAAGATCCTCTGGCAGAGCTTCTCCTGGCCGGGGAAGTGGTCGAGAACGAGACCCTCGAAGTCATTCATCAAGAAGGGGAGAAAAAGCTCTTCTTCCGGGTGAAAGACAACGGTCTGGGACCAGCCGAAGCGCAAGAGGCGCAGGCGGGAAGTTGA
- a CDS encoding protein arginine kinase, with protein sequence MASMRFSTLLNHPAEWMTKDGPHAAIVVSSRIRLARNLSNTPFPGWAERETRTDILEQLMPLVAAHEQMKDSFCKGLGKLKRVEKQILVERHLISREHAARGAGSGTVINRPQTLSIMINEEDHLRMQCIRSGLQLEAAYEMVHRLDEFLEDQVPYAFHRDYGYLTACPSNVGTGMRASVMLHLPALVLNNRINQVINAANKLRLAVRGLYGEGTEAQGNLFQVSNQSTLGESEEQILERLSRVIQDIMTQEQNAREKLMEEDPVSLRDHVGRAYATLRFAHIISSKEAYNLISMIRLGTDLGILSVEHPAMMDHLLLEIQPAHLQHEAERELAPRERDVLRAERMRRKLNPVGEPDNPFHKA encoded by the coding sequence ATGGCCAGCATGCGCTTCAGCACTCTTTTGAACCACCCGGCGGAGTGGATGACCAAGGACGGTCCCCACGCCGCCATCGTGGTATCGAGTCGCATCCGCTTGGCTCGCAACTTGAGCAACACTCCTTTCCCCGGTTGGGCCGAGCGGGAGACCCGGACGGACATTCTGGAGCAGCTGATGCCCTTGGTGGCGGCCCATGAGCAGATGAAGGATTCTTTCTGCAAGGGACTGGGCAAGCTCAAGCGGGTTGAGAAGCAAATCCTGGTCGAGCGTCACTTGATCAGCCGAGAGCACGCGGCTCGGGGGGCGGGGAGCGGCACGGTCATCAATCGACCGCAAACCCTCAGCATCATGATCAATGAGGAAGACCACCTCCGCATGCAGTGCATCCGCTCCGGGCTGCAGCTAGAGGCGGCCTACGAAATGGTGCACCGGCTGGATGAATTTCTGGAAGACCAAGTCCCCTATGCCTTCCACCGCGACTACGGCTACCTCACGGCTTGCCCTAGCAACGTCGGCACCGGGATGCGGGCGTCGGTCATGTTGCATTTGCCGGCGCTTGTTTTGAACAATCGGATCAACCAAGTCATCAACGCCGCCAACAAACTCCGCTTGGCCGTCCGGGGGCTCTACGGCGAAGGCACTGAGGCCCAAGGCAATCTCTTCCAAGTCTCGAATCAATCCACCCTGGGCGAATCCGAAGAGCAAATCTTGGAGCGCCTCTCGCGGGTCATCCAAGACATCATGACGCAGGAGCAAAATGCGCGGGAAAAACTCATGGAAGAGGACCCGGTTTCGCTGCGGGATCACGTGGGGCGGGCCTACGCCACCTTGCGTTTCGCCCACATCATTTCTTCGAAAGAGGCTTACAACCTCATCTCCATGATCCGCCTTGGCACGGATCTTGGTATCTTATCCGTGGAACATCCTGCCATGATGGATCATTTGCTCCTGGAGATACAACCAGCCCACCTCCAGCACGAGGCGGAGCGGGAACTCGCTCCGAGAGAAAGGGATGTCTTGCGAGCTGAGCGGATGAGACGAAAGTTGAATCCGGTGGGTGAACCTGATAATCCTTTCCACAAGGCTTGA
- a CDS encoding UvrB/UvrC motif-containing protein: MKCDLCDAESTVYLTQLVNGQMKKVNLCQACAKEKGVTDPTGFALADMLFSMGKNQEAAVNAADQESESSEACPTCGFAIRDFEKTGRMGCSECYDYFSESLPGMLSAMHKGLSHKGKVPKRYFDEAVTAKQREKLEEDLEEAVRQEDFETAAALRDQLQELQATSSVSAE, from the coding sequence ATGAAGTGCGATCTTTGCGACGCGGAATCCACTGTTTACCTCACTCAGCTCGTCAACGGGCAGATGAAGAAGGTAAACCTCTGCCAAGCGTGCGCCAAGGAGAAGGGGGTCACCGACCCGACCGGCTTCGCTCTAGCTGACATGCTCTTTTCCATGGGCAAGAATCAGGAGGCCGCTGTCAACGCAGCCGACCAAGAATCGGAAAGCTCCGAGGCCTGCCCTACCTGCGGCTTCGCCATTCGGGATTTTGAGAAAACGGGTCGGATGGGTTGCAGCGAGTGCTATGACTATTTTTCAGAGAGCCTCCCCGGCATGCTGAGTGCCATGCACAAGGGGCTTTCCCACAAGGGCAAGGTCCCCAAACGCTACTTCGACGAGGCGGTGACTGCCAAACAGAGAGAGAAGCTGGAGGAGGACCTGGAAGAAGCGGTTCGCCAAGAGGATTTCGAGACCGCGGCCGCCCTCCGGGATCAGCTACAAGAGTTGCAGGCGACCAGCTCTGTCAGCGCCGAATGA
- the ilvE gene encoding branched-chain-amino-acid transaminase has protein sequence MKVYVDGEFYEKEEAKLSVFDHGLLYGDGIFEGIRFYNGRVFQLEAHIDRLFDSAKAIVLKMPWTKADLVEATLETIRQNALQDGYVRLVITRGEGGLGLNPYLCPKPSIFIIAASIQLYPEECYTNGLTVATCATRRNTPGALSPAVKSLNYLNNVLAKIEALNANAQEGLMLNEQGYVAECTGDNIFIVREGVVLTPPVSQGSLRGITRQAILEIVAELGIKLREEVLTRYDIFTADECFLTGTAAEALPVVKLDAREIGDGKPGPITWQCIEAFRERTRTCGFPVYD, from the coding sequence ATGAAGGTCTATGTCGACGGCGAGTTTTACGAGAAAGAGGAGGCCAAGCTCTCTGTTTTTGATCATGGTTTGCTCTATGGCGACGGGATTTTCGAGGGAATCCGCTTTTACAACGGCCGGGTCTTTCAGCTAGAGGCCCACATTGATCGGCTCTTTGACAGCGCCAAGGCCATCGTCCTGAAGATGCCTTGGACGAAAGCCGATCTCGTCGAAGCGACCCTCGAGACGATTCGGCAAAACGCCCTCCAGGATGGGTATGTTCGCCTCGTCATCACGCGGGGGGAGGGCGGCCTGGGGCTCAATCCTTATCTGTGCCCCAAGCCCTCTATCTTCATCATTGCCGCCAGCATCCAACTCTACCCCGAAGAGTGTTACACCAATGGCCTGACGGTGGCCACCTGTGCCACGCGGCGCAACACCCCCGGAGCCCTTTCGCCCGCGGTCAAATCGCTCAATTACCTCAACAACGTGCTAGCTAAAATTGAAGCCCTCAACGCCAATGCCCAAGAGGGGCTCATGCTGAATGAGCAGGGGTATGTGGCGGAGTGCACGGGCGACAACATTTTCATCGTGCGGGAGGGGGTCGTCCTGACCCCGCCTGTTTCACAAGGCTCGCTCCGCGGAATCACTCGCCAGGCCATCCTGGAAATCGTGGCCGAGTTGGGAATCAAGCTGCGTGAGGAGGTCTTGACCCGTTACGATATTTTCACAGCCGATGAGTGTTTCCTGACCGGCACGGCCGCCGAGGCGCTTCCGGTCGTGAAATTGGATGCGCGCGAAATCGGTGATGGCAAGCCCGGACCGATCACTTGGCAGTGCATCGAGGCCTTCCGCGAAAGAACACGAACTTGCGGCTTCCCCGTCTACGACTAG
- a CDS encoding ABC transporter ATP-binding protein: MSAFLEVKDLRHAYRLASGLVPVLQGVTFEVARRETLILRGASGAGKTTLLYGLGGLEKPDEGEVRVEGVSLYQVGDRKRAALRNRVMGFVFQNFLLLPELTALENVALSASVGGKDGRERAASLLEQVGLRERLHHLPAELSGGEQQRVAIARALVNEPRLVLADEPTGNLDSKTGQEVLELLLSMATDLGSALVLVTHDQEVAERGDRVLHLLDGRLAEEAALA; encoded by the coding sequence ATGAGCGCTTTTTTGGAGGTGAAGGACTTGCGCCATGCTTACCGCCTGGCCTCGGGCTTGGTGCCGGTTTTGCAGGGAGTCACCTTCGAGGTGGCCCGTCGCGAGACCCTCATTCTCCGGGGTGCCTCGGGAGCGGGAAAGACGACGCTGCTCTATGGCCTGGGGGGCTTGGAGAAGCCGGATGAGGGAGAGGTGCGGGTGGAGGGGGTCTCGCTCTACCAAGTGGGCGATCGCAAGCGGGCTGCTTTGCGGAATCGAGTGATGGGCTTTGTCTTTCAGAATTTTCTGCTCCTGCCGGAGCTAACCGCGCTCGAGAATGTGGCGTTGAGCGCTTCGGTGGGGGGAAAGGACGGTCGCGAACGAGCGGCCTCCCTGCTAGAGCAGGTTGGGTTGCGGGAGCGCCTCCATCATTTGCCGGCCGAGTTGTCCGGAGGCGAGCAGCAGCGAGTGGCCATCGCCCGAGCGCTCGTGAACGAGCCTCGTTTGGTGCTGGCCGATGAGCCGACAGGGAATCTCGATTCCAAAACCGGCCAGGAAGTGCTGGAACTTTTGCTGTCCATGGCGACCGATCTCGGGAGTGCGCTCGTCTTGGTGACGCATGACCAGGAGGTGGCTGAAAGGGGCGATCGGGTGCTCCACTTGCTGGACGGTCGTTTGGCGGAAGAGGCGGCGCTCGCCTAG
- a CDS encoding ChaN family lipoprotein, translating to MKAWWLWCFFPFFAKGQERPALWVDLVSGEPVRFAEMVDDLASARVVYAGETHRIARHHALQLQLLEALAERGKRVVLGLEQIEVSDQEAVSRFNAGQLDFEGLAEAISWKNRWSNYLDYRAMVEKAQTLGLPVLALNAQAEMVRKIGRGGLGALSEEERAALPELDLSHGAYRELLDQLLLTHAEFTPEMLGQVYAAQVTRDERMAETLAEFLRRPGEEETMALVVVGSGHVRFGLGLPERMARRWPGLRDRIVLFSDSGDLELTEAEQAQARPVGITHQDLRDLGAPPGDYLHVTIPRPSEPAAE from the coding sequence ATGAAAGCTTGGTGGCTCTGGTGTTTCTTTCCCTTTTTTGCCAAAGGCCAAGAGCGGCCTGCCCTGTGGGTCGATCTCGTGAGCGGAGAGCCGGTCCGCTTTGCGGAGATGGTGGACGATTTGGCTTCCGCGCGGGTCGTCTACGCGGGGGAGACCCACCGCATCGCCCGCCATCATGCGCTCCAGCTTCAGCTCTTGGAGGCTCTCGCGGAGCGTGGGAAACGAGTGGTGCTCGGTCTGGAGCAAATTGAGGTCTCCGATCAGGAGGCGGTGAGTCGGTTCAATGCCGGCCAGCTCGACTTCGAGGGCTTGGCCGAGGCCATTTCGTGGAAAAATCGTTGGTCCAATTACCTCGATTACCGAGCCATGGTGGAAAAGGCCCAGACTCTCGGGCTGCCCGTTTTGGCCTTGAATGCCCAGGCCGAGATGGTTCGCAAGATTGGCCGAGGGGGACTCGGGGCGCTCTCTGAGGAGGAGCGGGCGGCTTTGCCAGAGCTGGATCTGTCGCATGGGGCCTATCGCGAGCTGCTCGATCAGCTGCTGCTGACGCATGCCGAGTTCACGCCCGAGATGCTGGGGCAGGTCTATGCCGCTCAGGTCACGAGAGATGAGCGGATGGCGGAGACCTTGGCGGAGTTTCTGCGGCGTCCCGGCGAGGAGGAAACGATGGCGCTCGTGGTGGTGGGCTCAGGGCATGTCCGTTTTGGGTTGGGGCTACCCGAGCGGATGGCAAGGCGTTGGCCCGGGCTGCGAGATCGGATTGTGCTTTTCAGCGACAGTGGCGACCTCGAGCTGACGGAGGCCGAGCAGGCGCAAGCCCGCCCGGTCGGAATCACCCACCAGGATTTGCGCGACTTGGGGGCGCCGCCTGGCGATTACTTGCACGTGACGATTCCGCGCCCCTCCGAGCCAGCCGCCGAATGA
- a CDS encoding redoxin domain-containing protein, which translates to MALSVGTTAPDFTLTGLLAGGPELVTLSQELGEQNLLLLFVPMAFTGVCTTELCSVTNELNEYEGLNAKVYAISGDNPFAQAAWAEKEGIQLPLLSDYEHATAKAYGVAYESFLPDKNLTMGGVPKRSAFVIDKQGIIQYAEALESPGDLPDFEAIKAKLKELA; encoded by the coding sequence ATGGCACTTTCCGTTGGCACCACCGCTCCCGACTTCACCCTGACCGGCCTCTTGGCTGGAGGGCCCGAATTGGTCACTCTCAGCCAAGAGCTGGGCGAGCAGAACCTGCTTCTTCTCTTCGTTCCCATGGCCTTCACTGGAGTGTGTACGACCGAGCTGTGTTCGGTCACCAACGAGCTGAATGAGTATGAGGGGCTCAACGCCAAGGTCTACGCCATCAGCGGGGACAACCCCTTCGCCCAAGCGGCCTGGGCGGAGAAGGAAGGGATCCAACTTCCGCTTTTGAGCGATTACGAACACGCCACCGCTAAGGCCTACGGCGTGGCCTACGAGAGCTTTCTCCCGGACAAGAATCTCACCATGGGAGGCGTGCCCAAGCGCTCGGCCTTCGTGATCGATAAGCAGGGCATCATTCAATACGCCGAGGCCCTTGAGAGCCCTGGTGACCTGCCCGATTTCGAAGCCATCAAGGCCAAGCTCAAAGAGTTGGCCTAA